Proteins from a genomic interval of Bacillus alveayuensis:
- a CDS encoding DNA invertase Pin-like site-specific DNA recombinase (product_source=COG1961; cath_funfam=1.10.10.60,3.40.50.1390; cog=COG1961; pfam=PF00239,PF07508,PF13408; smart=SM00857; superfamily=46966,53041,57889) gives MRCAVYVRVSTDKEEQKDSLKYQQELFYNYISEKGWDIYNFYIDVESGTTAKREKLQKLIEDAQDRKFDIILAKELSRLARNGELSYKIKNLCENQGIHIITLDNAINTLTGNTHMFGLYAWMYEQESQNTSNRVKETLKTRAKNGLFKGSNPPYGYEVRDGKLYIRNDETPNIVRRIFKEYLEGNGRQSIARRLYNEGIPTPAQIAEKANAGDKWHDSTIRCILTNPHYVGDLVQGRTTTVSVTSKRRKKVPKEGQFIIENAHEPIISRETFDAVQNQLEQRRKYITAPKLHLFTNILYCADCGTGMWYRSNRRGYICGNYARHGKKACTAHTIKEDFLKETILNDIQTLIQQVDKEKYIKKMERKSKSTKSDSQKKINKINKQMDVLKNRKRKFINLLADGIITHEEYQESIEVTNKDLTELMEQKNELLSLMESEDVIETIEKLKKELLQFLNFDELTEDILHRLINRIEVKEDGTPIIHYRFTTPKIE, from the coding sequence ATGAGATGTGCAGTATATGTTCGTGTTTCAACGGATAAAGAAGAACAAAAAGATTCATTAAAATATCAGCAAGAGCTATTTTATAATTATATATCAGAAAAAGGTTGGGATATTTACAACTTTTATATCGACGTTGAAAGCGGGACGACAGCAAAAAGGGAAAAACTTCAAAAACTAATTGAAGATGCTCAGGATAGAAAATTCGATATCATCCTTGCCAAAGAGTTATCACGTCTTGCCCGAAATGGAGAATTATCCTATAAAATCAAAAACTTATGTGAAAACCAAGGGATTCACATCATTACTTTAGATAATGCGATCAATACATTAACAGGGAACACTCATATGTTTGGCCTTTATGCATGGATGTACGAACAAGAATCTCAAAACACGAGTAATCGTGTGAAAGAGACATTAAAAACTCGAGCAAAAAATGGACTTTTTAAAGGATCAAACCCTCCATATGGGTATGAAGTAAGAGATGGAAAATTGTATATCCGAAATGATGAAACACCAAATATTGTTAGACGAATTTTCAAAGAATATTTGGAAGGAAACGGACGACAAAGTATTGCAAGACGGCTATATAACGAGGGAATTCCTACCCCTGCTCAAATAGCTGAAAAAGCAAACGCAGGAGATAAGTGGCATGATTCTACCATTAGATGCATCTTGACAAATCCCCATTACGTTGGGGATCTTGTTCAAGGAAGAACAACGACAGTAAGTGTAACGAGTAAAAGGAGGAAAAAAGTTCCAAAAGAAGGACAGTTTATTATCGAAAATGCACATGAGCCAATTATATCTAGGGAAACGTTTGATGCTGTCCAAAATCAATTAGAGCAGAGAAGAAAATATATTACAGCACCCAAATTACATCTTTTTACCAACATTCTCTATTGTGCTGACTGTGGTACGGGAATGTGGTATAGAAGTAATCGTCGGGGCTACATCTGTGGAAATTATGCCCGTCATGGCAAAAAGGCTTGTACCGCCCACACGATAAAAGAGGATTTTCTTAAAGAAACAATCCTAAATGACATCCAAACCTTAATTCAACAAGTTGATAAAGAGAAATATATAAAGAAGATGGAGAGAAAATCGAAAAGTACAAAATCGGATTCTCAAAAGAAAATCAATAAGATTAACAAACAGATGGATGTTTTAAAAAATCGAAAAAGGAAATTCATCAACCTGTTAGCTGACGGAATTATCACACATGAAGAATATCAAGAGAGTATTGAAGTAACGAACAAGGATTTAACTGAATTAATGGAACAGAAAAATGAACTTCTTTCATTGATGGAAAGCGAGGATGTAATCGAAACGATTGAAAAGCTCAAAAAGGAATTACTTCAATTCCTAAATTTCGATGAATTAACCGAGGATATTCTCCATCGACTGATTAATCGAATCGAGGTAAAAGAGGACGGTACACCAATAATTCATTACCGGTTTACCACACCAAAAATTGAATAG
- a CDS encoding hypothetical protein (product_source=Hypo-rule applied; cath_funfam=3.55.50.10; superfamily=49785) — MNRFEYTVERIFADTSLTFMDVINSIIDHKIEELVNNASKVNTATSQNDEKEYDSK; from the coding sequence ATGAATAGATTTGAATACACAGTTGAGCGAATTTTTGCAGATACTTCGCTCACCTTCATGGATGTTATAAATTCCATTATTGATCATAAAATTGAAGAACTCGTCAATAATGCTAGTAAGGTAAACACTGCTACATCTCAGAATGATGAGAAGGAGTATGATTCAAAATGA